In one Paraburkholderia megapolitana genomic region, the following are encoded:
- a CDS encoding ABC transporter substrate-binding protein: MNRRTSEPTSTLRGAWRRLVRAAPVALTAWSLAIAATPAPAATAGVSGDPYLVGVSGPLTGQDAQYGEQWKRGFDLALEQINGSGGIKGRPLAYDFEDSRSDPRQAVAIAQKFVGDPRILLELGDFSSATSMAASPIYQRGQLVQFGFTNSHPDFTKGGDYMWSTALSQAEEQPILARYAAKELGFKRIAVLYLNTDWGRTSKDIFAKAATADGAQVVAAEGYQPTDKDFRATLVRIGASKPDSLVLISYYADGAQIVRQARASGLTQPIAAVGSVYSPKFIELGGQAVDGVFTESNFFPGDTHPEVQAFVQHYRAKYHAEPDTFAARSYDAMILAAETLRRYGTTRDAVHGGFAQIHDVPSVIFGTMRFDPQTRRVAGARSVYLVVKNGQFALWDGARPQLAAR, encoded by the coding sequence ATGAACAGACGGACAAGCGAACCTACATCCACGCTGCGCGGCGCATGGCGGCGACTAGTGCGTGCGGCACCTGTCGCGCTCACCGCATGGAGTCTCGCGATCGCTGCGACACCGGCGCCGGCAGCCACGGCAGGCGTTTCCGGCGATCCTTATCTGGTCGGCGTGAGTGGCCCGCTGACCGGCCAGGACGCGCAATACGGCGAGCAATGGAAGCGCGGCTTCGACCTCGCGCTCGAACAGATCAACGGTAGCGGCGGCATCAAGGGCCGGCCGCTCGCCTACGACTTCGAAGACTCTCGCAGCGACCCGCGCCAGGCCGTGGCGATCGCGCAGAAGTTCGTCGGCGATCCGCGCATCCTTCTGGAACTCGGCGACTTTTCGAGCGCGACATCGATGGCCGCTTCGCCGATCTATCAGCGCGGTCAGCTCGTCCAGTTCGGTTTCACGAACTCGCATCCCGACTTCACGAAGGGCGGCGACTATATGTGGAGCACGGCATTGAGCCAGGCGGAAGAGCAACCGATCCTTGCTCGCTACGCAGCAAAGGAACTCGGCTTCAAGCGCATTGCGGTGCTGTACCTGAACACCGACTGGGGCCGCACGAGCAAGGACATCTTCGCGAAAGCCGCGACCGCGGACGGCGCGCAGGTCGTCGCCGCCGAAGGCTATCAGCCGACCGACAAGGACTTCCGCGCAACGCTCGTGCGCATCGGCGCGTCGAAGCCGGATTCGCTGGTGCTGATCTCGTACTACGCGGACGGCGCGCAGATCGTGCGTCAGGCGCGCGCTTCGGGACTCACGCAACCCATCGCCGCGGTGGGCTCGGTGTATTCGCCGAAGTTCATCGAACTCGGCGGTCAGGCAGTGGACGGCGTCTTCACGGAATCGAACTTCTTCCCCGGCGACACGCACCCGGAGGTGCAAGCCTTCGTGCAGCACTATCGCGCGAAGTATCACGCCGAGCCCGACACGTTTGCCGCGCGCTCTTACGACGCGATGATTCTCGCCGCCGAAACGCTGCGCCGCTATGGCACGACGCGCGACGCGGTGCACGGCGGCTTCGCGCAGATCCACGACGTGCCAAGCGTGATTTTCGGCACCATGCGCTTCGATCCGCAAACGCGTCGTGTGGCCGGTGCACGCTCGGTTTACCTGGTTGTGAAGAACGGTCAGTTCGCGCTGTGGGACGGTGCGAGGCCCCAGCTCGCCGCGCGCTGA
- a CDS encoding LysR family transcriptional regulator, with translation MELHHLEAFSAVMSAGSITGAGRLLARSQPAVTRQIQELEADLGYALFDRNGPRVTPTHRAFLLYDEVERSLVGLKAIEERARAIGADAADPVRIAATPSLAAAIVPHAIAAVPPLAQAPQFQLRSQSAEHVVSEVLMRTADIGLVTLPMAHAGLDVHWIAEAPCVVVLRNGDPLAAQPSVALRDLADRRIVTVANRHRLRHRIDAAFAAEKITANIFLETNASLNAVAAARAGVGVAIVDPASGLALALDGVVARPLDATIPFCFGVVTPAGKLRRPPVDALLAALATSTRELLDGVVLHDASAHDALLQPERHMASGARSTHDNPRSRDRRKHPASRGAAT, from the coding sequence ATGGAGCTGCATCACCTCGAGGCGTTTTCGGCCGTCATGTCCGCCGGCAGCATCACCGGCGCCGGCCGTCTGCTCGCGCGTTCGCAACCGGCGGTCACGCGGCAGATCCAGGAACTGGAGGCCGATCTCGGCTATGCGCTGTTCGACCGCAACGGGCCGCGTGTCACGCCGACGCATCGTGCGTTTCTGCTGTATGACGAGGTCGAGCGTTCGCTGGTCGGATTGAAGGCGATCGAAGAGCGGGCCCGCGCAATCGGCGCGGATGCCGCGGACCCGGTGCGCATCGCGGCCACGCCGTCGCTCGCCGCGGCCATCGTGCCGCACGCGATTGCCGCCGTGCCGCCGCTCGCGCAGGCGCCGCAGTTCCAGTTGCGCAGCCAGTCTGCCGAGCATGTCGTCAGCGAAGTGCTGATGCGTACCGCCGACATCGGCCTCGTCACACTGCCGATGGCGCATGCGGGCCTCGACGTCCACTGGATCGCCGAGGCGCCGTGCGTCGTGGTATTGCGCAATGGCGATCCGCTCGCCGCGCAGCCGTCTGTCGCGTTGCGCGATCTCGCGGACCGGCGCATCGTCACGGTCGCGAACCGGCACCGGTTGCGTCACCGGATCGATGCCGCTTTCGCCGCCGAGAAGATCACCGCCAACATATTCCTCGAAACCAACGCATCGCTGAACGCAGTGGCAGCGGCTCGTGCGGGTGTGGGCGTCGCGATCGTCGATCCGGCGAGCGGCCTTGCGCTCGCGCTCGACGGGGTGGTCGCACGGCCGCTCGATGCGACGATTCCGTTCTGCTTCGGTGTCGTGACACCGGCCGGCAAACTGCGCCGGCCGCCCGTCGATGCGTTGCTCGCCGCGCTCGCGACAAGCACTCGCGAACTGCTCGATGGCGTGGTGCTGCACGATGCATCCGCGCACGACGCGCTGCTGCAGCCGGAGCGGCACATGGCCTCTGGTGCGCGTAGCACGCATGACAACCCTCGCAGCCGCGACCGTCGCAAACATCCCGCGTCCCGCGGGGCCGCCACATGA
- a CDS encoding NAD(P)-binding domain-containing protein: MSALATPLAALEARLREDLAWLELPPPAWVPPRFADGTRVLDVAIIGGGMAGLAASAELRWLGMHNHLVIDRAPAGQEGPWITYARMETLRSPKQLTGPALRLPALTFRAWYEAQFGRAAWDALYKIPRPQWMEYLRWYRQVLDLPVRNETAVVALRPRDDGLLALELRSGDAADPHATYETLVARHVVLATGRDGLGGPFVPEIAQQIPQHRWAHSSAAIDFAALRGLRVGVVGAGASAFDNAGTALEAGAASVDMFIRRADIPRINKLTGIGSPGLVHGFADLDDATKWRFMHYALTSQTPPPRDSVLRVSRHDTARFHSGSPIVSLAEHADGVHAVTPRGSHTIDFLIFATGFHSDLSARPEFASFAKHVRRWKDRFDVPPDAYIAELAESPDLGPAFVFQEREPGACPALARIHCFNHAASLSHGKLSGDIPAISDGAQRLARGIASRLFDNDRDRHYDAMLAFSTAELQGDEWHDAAAPRNESAGAV, translated from the coding sequence ATGAGCGCGCTTGCCACACCGCTTGCCGCACTCGAAGCGCGTCTACGCGAAGACCTCGCCTGGCTCGAACTGCCGCCGCCCGCCTGGGTGCCGCCGCGGTTCGCGGACGGCACACGCGTGCTCGACGTCGCGATTATCGGCGGTGGTATGGCCGGGCTCGCGGCCTCGGCGGAACTGCGCTGGCTCGGCATGCACAACCATCTCGTGATCGACCGCGCGCCGGCCGGCCAGGAAGGGCCGTGGATCACGTATGCGCGGATGGAAACGCTGCGTTCGCCGAAGCAGCTCACCGGGCCGGCGTTGCGTCTGCCCGCGTTGACGTTTCGCGCATGGTACGAAGCGCAGTTCGGTCGCGCTGCATGGGATGCGTTGTACAAGATTCCGCGCCCGCAATGGATGGAGTATCTGCGCTGGTACCGGCAGGTGCTCGATCTGCCGGTGCGCAACGAGACCGCGGTGGTCGCGCTGCGTCCGCGCGACGACGGTTTGCTTGCGCTGGAGTTGCGCAGTGGCGATGCAGCCGACCCACACGCGACCTATGAAACGCTCGTCGCGCGACACGTGGTGCTCGCCACCGGTCGCGACGGACTCGGTGGCCCGTTCGTGCCGGAGATTGCCCAGCAGATTCCGCAGCACCGCTGGGCGCATTCGTCCGCAGCTATCGATTTCGCGGCGCTGCGCGGCTTGCGCGTCGGCGTAGTCGGCGCGGGCGCGTCGGCATTCGACAATGCGGGCACCGCGCTCGAAGCAGGTGCCGCGAGCGTCGACATGTTTATTCGCCGCGCGGACATTCCGCGCATCAACAAGCTGACCGGCATCGGTAGTCCGGGGCTCGTGCACGGATTCGCCGATCTCGACGACGCGACGAAGTGGCGCTTCATGCACTACGCGCTCACGTCGCAAACACCGCCGCCGCGCGATAGCGTGTTGCGCGTATCGCGCCACGACACCGCGCGCTTTCACTCGGGCAGCCCGATCGTCTCGCTTGCCGAACACGCGGACGGCGTACACGCGGTCACGCCGCGCGGCAGTCATACGATCGACTTCCTGATCTTCGCGACGGGCTTTCATTCGGACCTGTCCGCGCGGCCCGAATTCGCGTCGTTTGCAAAACACGTGCGGCGCTGGAAGGACCGTTTTGACGTGCCACCGGACGCCTATATCGCAGAGTTAGCCGAGTCGCCCGACCTCGGCCCCGCATTCGTGTTCCAGGAGCGCGAACCGGGCGCGTGCCCCGCGCTCGCGCGCATTCACTGCTTCAACCACGCGGCGAGCCTCAGTCACGGCAAGCTGTCCGGCGACATCCCCGCAATCAGCGACGGTGCGCAGCGTCTCGCACGCGGAATCGCGAGCCGGTTGTTCGACAATGACCGCGACCGCCACTACGACGCGATGCTCGCCTTCTCCACCGCGGAACTGCAGGGCGACGAGTGGCACGATGCCGCCGCGCCGCGCAACGAATCCGCTGGTGCAGTCTGA
- a CDS encoding CMD domain-containing protein has product MSAPIDTASPSSPQDTVDRIAGLATGSTVAALRGARAKVALHTQLSEAALFDPSLTALTLRERLYAAWYSAHLANAHTVAETYRQRLVETDAPSNELAAVTTGTHGILSRRLAAILDHARLLTLAPATAHATGLRTLQEAGLTTPAIVALSQLIAFVSYQLRVVAATRALQARADREVA; this is encoded by the coding sequence ATGAGCGCCCCCATCGATACCGCTTCACCTTCATCGCCGCAAGACACCGTCGACCGCATAGCCGGTCTCGCCACCGGCAGCACGGTCGCCGCGCTGCGCGGTGCACGCGCCAAGGTCGCACTGCACACGCAGTTGAGCGAAGCTGCGCTGTTCGATCCGTCGTTGACCGCGCTAACGCTGCGCGAACGGCTATACGCCGCGTGGTACTCGGCGCATCTCGCGAACGCACACACGGTTGCGGAAACTTACCGGCAGCGTCTCGTCGAAACCGACGCACCGTCGAACGAACTTGCTGCCGTCACAACCGGCACGCACGGCATACTGTCGCGCCGCCTCGCCGCGATTCTCGATCACGCGCGGTTGTTAACGCTCGCTCCCGCCACAGCACACGCGACCGGTTTGCGCACGCTTCAGGAAGCCGGTCTGACGACACCTGCCATCGTCGCGCTGTCGCAACTGATCGCCTTCGTTTCGTATCAATTGCGCGTCGTCGCAGCAACCCGTGCGTTGCAGGCTCGCGCCGACCGGGAGGTCGCATGA
- a CDS encoding peroxidase-related enzyme (This protein belongs to a clade of uncharacterized proteins related to peroxidases such as the alkylhydroperoxidase AhpD.), which translates to MSTQPSFTFATLGWRAWLDTVKLDSATPEQLAVLEESHPQAKTSDYYLLLVQQPEILRQRSGVFNAIMYGPGGLPRAERELASTVVSRVNGCVYCASVHAQRFSQLAKRTDAIEQVFDDPATAGTSPREQAIVRYAIELTERPESIDAASIAALEAVGLTHEEVLDLTHSIAIFAWANRLMLTLGEPVFPLET; encoded by the coding sequence ATGAGCACGCAACCATCGTTCACGTTCGCGACGCTCGGCTGGCGTGCATGGCTCGACACGGTGAAGCTAGATAGTGCGACACCGGAACAGCTCGCCGTACTCGAAGAAAGCCACCCGCAGGCGAAGACCTCCGACTACTACCTGCTGCTCGTCCAGCAACCGGAGATCCTGCGTCAGCGCTCCGGCGTGTTCAACGCGATCATGTATGGCCCCGGTGGCCTGCCGCGCGCCGAGCGCGAACTGGCGAGCACGGTCGTGTCGCGCGTCAACGGTTGCGTGTATTGCGCGTCGGTGCACGCACAGCGCTTTAGCCAGCTCGCGAAGCGTACCGATGCAATCGAGCAGGTATTCGACGATCCCGCCACCGCAGGCACGTCGCCACGCGAACAAGCCATCGTGCGTTATGCAATCGAGCTCACCGAGCGCCCCGAATCGATCGATGCCGCTTCGATCGCGGCACTCGAAGCGGTCGGGCTCACACACGAGGAAGTGCTCGACCTCACGCATTCGATCGCGATCTTCGCGTGGGCGAACCGGTTGATGCTGACGCTTGGCGAGCCGGTGTTTCCGCTGGAGACTTGA
- a CDS encoding 4Fe-4S binding protein has translation MIEIVDEARCTGCNICVRACPTNVFEAVAGGVPRIARQDDCQTCFMCELYCPEDALFVAPQAEGLAASDVLDAQATRALMGGYRRSIGWGRGRESTAALDATFELLVRAH, from the coding sequence ATGATCGAGATCGTCGACGAAGCACGCTGCACGGGCTGCAATATCTGCGTGCGCGCGTGTCCGACCAATGTGTTCGAAGCGGTGGCGGGTGGCGTGCCGCGCATTGCGCGACAGGACGACTGCCAGACCTGCTTCATGTGCGAGCTGTATTGCCCCGAAGACGCGTTGTTCGTCGCGCCGCAGGCCGAAGGACTTGCGGCATCCGATGTGCTCGATGCACAAGCCACCCGTGCGCTGATGGGCGGCTATCGTCGCTCGATCGGTTGGGGGCGTGGTCGCGAATCGACCGCGGCACTCGACGCCACGTTCGAGCTGCTCGTGCGGGCGCATTGA
- a CDS encoding FAD-dependent oxidoreductase, which translates to MSGQTAYANTARNVTSTTHDVDVLVLGGGPAGTWAAVGAAARGATVLLADKGFCGTSGATAPAGTAVWYVPPDGEARERAKASRFALGGELADQTWMDRVLEQTWRNSQQLAEWGYPFPADADGEPRLTSLQGPEYMRLMRRRVKEAGARIIDHSPALELLVDERGVVSGAAGVNRQTGDAWIARAQAVVIATGGCAFLSKALGCNVLTGDGQLMAAEAGAQLSGMEFSNAYGLGPAFSSVTKSLFYTWATFYYEDGTPIEGAGSARGRGVIAKTLQTQPVYACLDRADAQIRAWMRTAQPNFFVPFDRLGIDPFTQRFPVTLRLEGTVRGTGGLHLVDETCATSVEGLYAAGDAATRELICGGFTGGGSHNAAWAMSSGLWAGAGAAGYARDAGPAARHRTLRHAGGVGLHDGGDVTPVDSADLIQAVQAEVFPYERNWARRGDLLDDSLGRLDALWQRVRRAAPARSASAAVRTREATAMLATARWMYRSAQRRTETRGMHRRQEHAALDPQQHHRLLSGGLDEVWVERLALTSSATHAGVAA; encoded by the coding sequence ATGAGCGGACAGACAGCGTACGCAAATACCGCCAGGAACGTCACGTCGACGACGCACGATGTCGATGTGCTGGTGCTCGGTGGCGGCCCAGCCGGCACGTGGGCGGCGGTCGGTGCGGCGGCGCGCGGCGCGACCGTGCTGCTGGCGGACAAGGGGTTTTGCGGTACCTCGGGTGCGACGGCACCTGCCGGTACCGCGGTCTGGTACGTGCCGCCGGACGGCGAGGCACGCGAGCGCGCGAAGGCGAGTCGTTTCGCACTCGGTGGCGAGCTGGCGGATCAGACCTGGATGGATCGCGTGCTCGAGCAGACGTGGCGCAATTCGCAGCAGCTTGCCGAGTGGGGCTACCCGTTTCCCGCCGATGCCGATGGCGAACCGCGTCTCACATCGCTACAAGGCCCGGAATACATGCGCCTGATGCGGCGTCGTGTGAAAGAGGCGGGCGCTCGCATAATCGATCACAGTCCCGCGCTCGAACTGCTCGTCGACGAACGCGGCGTGGTGTCGGGCGCCGCGGGCGTGAACCGCCAGACTGGCGACGCATGGATTGCGCGTGCGCAGGCGGTGGTCATCGCAACCGGCGGCTGCGCGTTTCTCAGCAAGGCGCTCGGCTGCAACGTGCTGACCGGTGATGGTCAACTGATGGCCGCCGAAGCCGGCGCGCAACTCTCGGGCATGGAGTTTTCGAATGCGTATGGGCTTGGCCCGGCGTTTTCGTCGGTGACGAAGTCGTTGTTCTATACGTGGGCGACGTTCTACTACGAGGACGGCACGCCGATCGAAGGCGCGGGCTCGGCACGCGGTCGCGGAGTGATCGCGAAGACGCTGCAGACCCAGCCGGTGTACGCATGTCTCGATCGTGCCGATGCGCAGATTCGCGCATGGATGCGCACCGCGCAGCCGAATTTCTTCGTGCCGTTCGACCGGCTCGGTATCGACCCGTTCACGCAGCGCTTTCCGGTGACGCTGCGGCTCGAAGGGACGGTGCGCGGCACCGGCGGGTTGCATCTGGTCGACGAGACGTGTGCGACTTCGGTGGAAGGACTGTATGCGGCCGGCGATGCGGCGACGCGCGAGCTGATCTGCGGTGGTTTCACGGGCGGGGGTAGTCACAACGCCGCGTGGGCGATGTCGTCGGGACTTTGGGCAGGTGCGGGTGCTGCCGGTTACGCGCGCGATGCGGGCCCCGCGGCGCGACATCGTACGCTGCGGCATGCAGGCGGCGTAGGGCTGCACGATGGCGGTGACGTCACACCGGTGGATAGCGCGGATCTGATCCAGGCCGTGCAGGCCGAGGTGTTTCCCTACGAGCGCAACTGGGCGCGGCGCGGCGATCTGCTCGACGATTCGCTGGGGCGGCTCGATGCGTTGTGGCAGCGCGTGCGTCGCGCGGCCCCGGCAAGGAGCGCAAGCGCTGCGGTCCGCACACGCGAGGCTACAGCGATGCTCGCGACCGCGCGCTGGATGTATCGCAGCGCGCAACGGCGTACCGAAACGCGCGGCATGCATCGACGCCAGGAACATGCGGCGCTCGATCCACAACAGCATCACCGGTTGCTGAGCGGCGGGCTCGACGAAGTGTGGGTCGAACGGCTTGCGTTGACTTCGTCTGCCACACACGCAGGAGTTGCCGCATGA
- a CDS encoding acyl-CoA dehydrogenase family protein, with protein sequence MTTIPAPFPGTERDPQAAPNDAELDARFAPVFARIAEGNIEREQRRELAYEPVRWLKEAGFTALRVPHRYGGFGATLPQFFRLLTRLGEADSNLPQILRVHFGFIEGRLESEDETLRERWFKPIVAGETIGAAISERTGATHNTVTLARNANGDGWTLNGEKYYSTGTLYADWIDVASHDGDDDVRVLVRGDAPGVTRIDDWDGFGQRLTASGTTRFENVHVSNEQILVRYRGSEPRRNTSLTAFYQTVHLATLAGIARAVLRDGVEFVRGRTRTFGVPGRSSPRDNPLVHRVVGRLASLVYSAESLVGSVSGALEKAWQERLAGRATTDTYIALDIEAYQAQQIVIEQVLEAATLVFEVGGASATSEARRLDRHWRNARVIASHNPAIQRESAVGNFHLNGTPPGERFSLAHTPAELTGTPEPVAAALD encoded by the coding sequence ATGACGACGATCCCCGCCCCGTTTCCGGGCACAGAAAGGGACCCGCAAGCCGCACCCAACGACGCAGAACTCGACGCCCGCTTTGCACCGGTCTTCGCGCGTATCGCCGAAGGCAACATCGAACGCGAACAGCGCCGCGAACTGGCCTACGAGCCTGTGCGCTGGCTCAAGGAAGCGGGCTTCACCGCGCTGCGCGTGCCGCACCGCTACGGCGGTTTCGGTGCGACGCTGCCGCAGTTTTTCCGCTTGCTGACCCGGCTCGGCGAAGCGGATTCGAACCTGCCGCAAATCCTGCGCGTGCATTTCGGCTTTATCGAAGGCCGCCTTGAAAGCGAGGATGAAACGCTGCGCGAGCGCTGGTTCAAGCCGATCGTTGCGGGCGAAACGATCGGTGCGGCGATTTCCGAGCGCACCGGCGCGACGCACAACACGGTTACGCTCGCGCGCAACGCGAACGGCGACGGCTGGACGCTGAACGGCGAGAAGTACTACAGCACCGGTACTCTGTACGCGGACTGGATCGATGTGGCGTCGCACGATGGTGACGACGATGTGCGCGTGCTGGTGCGCGGCGATGCGCCGGGCGTGACGCGCATCGACGATTGGGATGGTTTCGGCCAGCGGCTGACGGCCAGCGGCACGACGCGCTTCGAGAACGTTCATGTGAGCAACGAGCAGATTCTCGTGCGCTACCGTGGCTCGGAGCCGCGCCGCAATACGTCGCTCACTGCGTTCTATCAGACCGTGCATCTCGCGACGCTCGCGGGTATCGCGCGCGCGGTACTGCGCGACGGCGTCGAATTCGTGCGCGGCCGCACGCGGACCTTTGGCGTGCCGGGCCGTTCCAGCCCGCGCGACAACCCGCTCGTGCATCGCGTGGTAGGTCGGCTGGCGAGCCTCGTGTATTCCGCGGAAAGTCTGGTCGGCTCGGTGTCGGGCGCGCTCGAAAAAGCGTGGCAGGAACGACTGGCCGGCCGCGCGACTACCGACACCTACATCGCACTCGATATCGAAGCGTACCAGGCGCAGCAGATCGTGATCGAGCAGGTGCTCGAAGCGGCGACGCTGGTGTTCGAAGTGGGCGGCGCGTCGGCGACGAGCGAGGCACGGCGGCTCGATCGTCACTGGCGCAATGCGCGCGTGATCGCGTCGCACAATCCGGCGATCCAGCGCGAAAGCGCAGTGGGCAATTTCCATCTGAACGGCACGCCACCGGGCGAGCGTTTCAGTCTGGCGCATACGCCTGCGGAGCTCACCGGTACGCCGGAGCCTGTTGCAGCGGCACTCGATTGA
- a CDS encoding VOC family protein, giving the protein MTQSALTVDHLVIRVHDLDATVDDLGALGFTVQRGGTHADGVTHNALIGFADGSYIELIAFLRPAPQRRWWTIGEQHGDGFVDFALLPGPGSVAAAIEGARVRGLSYDGPQDGGRMRPDGERLAWQTGRPSTADLPFLCGDITPRRLRVPEGEVRHHANGVRGIASLAVAVRDLDVSTRRYAALLGIDTPVLSAPLAGFGARATTFRVGATALVLFEAAASASSDSALRRQLDTRGEGLFGIALDVGHDGDARVLDANRTHGAHIETIRTFKAGGGRA; this is encoded by the coding sequence ATGACGCAATCTGCATTAACGGTGGACCATCTGGTGATTCGCGTTCACGATCTCGACGCCACCGTCGACGATCTGGGCGCACTCGGCTTCACCGTACAGCGCGGGGGTACGCACGCCGACGGCGTCACGCACAACGCGCTGATCGGTTTCGCGGACGGCAGCTATATCGAACTGATCGCGTTCCTGCGGCCCGCGCCGCAACGGCGCTGGTGGACGATCGGCGAACAGCACGGCGACGGCTTCGTCGATTTCGCGCTCTTGCCTGGGCCTGGCAGCGTCGCCGCGGCAATCGAAGGGGCGCGCGTGCGCGGACTGTCCTACGACGGTCCGCAGGACGGCGGCCGCATGCGGCCCGATGGCGAGCGGCTTGCATGGCAGACCGGCCGGCCCTCTACCGCCGATCTGCCGTTTCTGTGCGGCGATATCACGCCGCGCCGGTTGCGCGTGCCGGAAGGCGAGGTACGGCATCACGCGAATGGCGTACGCGGTATCGCGAGTCTCGCGGTCGCGGTGCGCGATCTTGACGTGAGCACGCGGCGCTACGCCGCGCTGCTTGGTATCGACACCCCCGTGTTATCCGCCCCACTGGCGGGCTTTGGCGCACGGGCCACGACGTTCCGTGTCGGTGCGACTGCGCTCGTGCTGTTCGAGGCGGCCGCGAGCGCGTCGTCGGACAGCGCGCTGCGGCGCCAGCTCGATACGCGCGGCGAAGGGCTCTTCGGTATTGCACTCGATGTCGGCCATGACGGCGACGCACGCGTGCTCGATGCGAACCGTACCCACGGTGCGCATATCGAAACCATCCGCACGTTCAAGGCGGGTGGAGGTCGCGCCTAG
- a CDS encoding TauD/TfdA dioxygenase family protein yields the protein MNAVVSPPFSASESTLQAQSIEVSPLSAHIGAEIHGVDLTKPLSLQQIAEIRAALLAWRVVFFREQFLTHEQHVAFSAQFGELTVGHPVFGHVEGHPAIYSISKFRKATRFEGPALQRPWTGWHTDVTAAINPPYASILRGVTIPPYGGDTQWTNLVAAYSKLSAPLRAFVDGLRGVHRFAPPSGAQGTDAFNAAVEQNTLVTEHPLVRVHPETGERALYVSPGFLKQIVGLTPRENQALLELLWEHVTRPEFTVRFKWEAGSVAFWDNRTTAHLAPTDIFDLEFDRQLYRTTLVGDVPVGPDGVRSVALQGTPVGAAAAVALN from the coding sequence ATGAACGCCGTGGTCTCTCCGCCGTTTTCCGCATCTGAATCTACCTTGCAAGCGCAGTCGATCGAGGTCTCGCCGCTGTCCGCGCATATTGGCGCGGAAATTCACGGTGTCGATCTGACGAAGCCGCTATCCCTGCAGCAGATCGCGGAGATCCGCGCTGCGCTGCTCGCGTGGCGCGTGGTGTTCTTTCGCGAGCAGTTTCTGACCCACGAGCAGCACGTTGCGTTCTCCGCGCAGTTCGGCGAGCTGACAGTGGGTCACCCGGTGTTCGGGCACGTCGAAGGACATCCGGCCATTTACTCGATCTCGAAGTTCCGCAAGGCGACGCGCTTCGAAGGGCCGGCGTTGCAGCGTCCGTGGACAGGCTGGCATACCGACGTCACCGCCGCGATAAACCCGCCGTACGCGTCGATCCTGCGCGGCGTGACGATTCCGCCGTATGGCGGCGATACGCAATGGACCAACCTCGTCGCTGCTTACAGCAAGCTGTCGGCGCCGTTGCGCGCGTTTGTGGACGGGTTGCGCGGCGTGCATCGCTTCGCGCCGCCGAGCGGTGCGCAAGGCACGGATGCGTTCAATGCCGCGGTCGAACAGAACACACTCGTCACCGAGCATCCGCTCGTGCGCGTGCACCCCGAAACCGGCGAGCGTGCGCTATACGTGAGCCCGGGTTTTCTCAAGCAGATCGTCGGCCTTACGCCGCGCGAAAACCAGGCGTTGCTCGAACTGCTGTGGGAACACGTCACGCGCCCCGAATTTACGGTGCGCTTCAAATGGGAAGCGGGTAGCGTCGCGTTCTGGGACAACCGCACCACAGCGCATCTGGCGCCGACCGATATCTTCGACCTCGAGTTCGATCGTCAGCTGTACCGCACGACGCTGGTCGGCGACGTGCCGGTCGGTCCGGACGGTGTGCGTTCGGTCGCATTGCAGGGCACGCCGGTCGGCGCGGCCGCTGCTGTCGCATTGAATTAA